GTGATTGTTATATCCGCTGCAAATTTTGCATCTGCAATTTTGATTGAAGCAGGTTTAAGCTTCTTAGGTATTGGAGCGCAGCCTCCAACAGCATCGTGGGGTGCAATGATTAATGCACATCGTGGATACATTATCGGTGATGCACCTTATCTAGCTTTCCTTCCAGGATTAGCCATTATGATTATGGTTTTGGCATTTGTACTTTTGGGTAATGGATTACGCGATTCATTGGATACCAAATCCATGGATGACGATCAGATTATGTATTAAGAATATAATTATAGTTGCATAAAAAAAGCGTCATACAATTTTGTATGACGCTTTTTTTATTGAATTAAAAATATTAGAACGGAAGATCATCCTCTTGAGTTGATGCAGTAAATGTTTCTGCAACACCACTCATGTCGTTTGATGAAGAGTTGTTTGCACCGGCAGTGCTTCCTTCAATTCTCCAAGCTTCAAGTGTGTTAAAATATTTTACTTCGTTTTTCGGGCTTGTCCATTCACGTCCGCGTAAATTGAAATGTACTTTTATTTCAGCCCCTACAGCATAGTTATCAATTAAACTGCATTTGTCTTGTGTTAATTGAAAAGAAATGTGTTGTGGGTATTGAGATGAATTGTCGGTTAATACAAATTCTCTCTTTCTGAATTTGTCTGAAATTTGTTGTGCTTCGCCTTTTACTTTTAAGATACCTGTGATGTCCATTTTACTTTTAGTTATAGAGTTATTACTTTGTTGATTCTTATTTATTGATGATGGAAAGATAATAAAACCTTCCAAGCTTCTTCTACTTTATTGTGTCCTAATAATCCTTTTGCGATGTGGTGCAAGTGATCTTCTAGATTGTGAAGATTTTTGCCATACATTTCAAATGCCTCATTGATTGCACCTGAATTTTTATAGGCCATTACTTCGGCCTCTGTAGGGATTTTTTCAATGTTTCCAAGCTGTCCAAGATTGTTTCCCGATAATACATTGGATTGGCGAATATAAGCTGGGATTTGATCCACACCAATACCCAAATTTAATAAAGGTTTTGCAACTTCAAACAGTGCATCACCATTGGCACGGCTATACCAATTTCCGCCCATGCGTGCCACTAAATCAATTTTATTGGGGTCAATTTGTTTGTTGGCATCCAATACATTTTCATTGACATGAATCATCACTACTTCACAGATAATGAGATTTCCTGCACCGCCTTTATCTCCTAATTCAATTACTTGTTTCACAATGCATTCCAGTTGAGCAGGAGATTCTTTGACACGAAACGGTTTTATTTTTTCAGATGGAATGGGTGTAAACCCGGCTTTCACAAATTCATTCGTGCCTTTTGGATATTCGGTGCTGGCCAGGCTCATTTGTTGAACCATGTCGTAATTCACCACATTGATCACGACTTCCGGCACTTCTTTTACATTATCGTAGGTATGTTTTGTAATACCAGTTCTTCCACTTCTGGCGGGAGAAAAGATGGCAATCGGTGGATTCGCGCTAAACACGTTAAAGAAGCTGAATGGAGCCAAATTGGGGTTTCCGTCTTTGTCGATTGTGCTGGCAAAGGCAATTGGACGAGGAGCAACAGCTCCCAGTAAATAGCTATGCAAAACAGCTGTGGTAACTTCTTTTGGGTCGATTGAAATCATAATGTTTATTCTTTTGCAAAAATAAAACTTTATTCAAAGGCTTGCTAATTATGTTATCAACGGGTGTTGATATGTTGGCAGTAAATATAAAATTCGAGATTATTTTCTCGGAATGCTTCATTTTCAGTAAAATCTTTTATCTTTGCAGTCCTAATTTTAATAATTATGCGGATGTGGCATTTTTTGCGAACAAGCAAAAACCGCAGCCGCGCTAGTTCTAAACAAAGATTGAAGTAAAACAATAATTATGCGGATGTGGCGTAATTGGCAGCCGCGCCAGACTTAGGATCTGGTGCCGAGAGGCGTGGGGGTTCGAGTCCCTTCATCCGCACAAAACGACAAAAGCCCCTGTTTTAGGGGCTTTTAGCGTTGTGAGCCAAGTACTTTTTTGACTCTAACACCTTTTGAGATTCAATTTTTTTGGTTTATCTCTTCTTTAATCTATTTAAGTTTTTCTCAATGTATTTTTCGGTAGGGAGTAGGGATTGCTGAATTCTTCTTGCATAAGTTATGCTGTCTATGATGTCTTTTTGATGTTCTTCAACTATTACCTTTGCTTTTCAATTAATACTTTCTGTTTTTTGTTATTCTCAACGACCTGAATACAAACCCTGAAAAACAAGAACTAAAAATAAACCTCCTATTACAAAAGTTGTAACAAGTTTTTGCTTCCTATTCTTTTCTTCTGAAATGATTGCTTGATTTTTCAGTTCACTTTTGTGTTCTGCTTCTGCAATAGCCACTTTCTTGTCAAATTCATAGGTCATTTGAGTTTGAATTGTTTTCTTGCGAGTTTCTTCATTGTCTAAACTATCACGATAAAGGATGTATAATTTATAATTTGTAATTTGTGATTTATAATTGCCTGTCATACTATCAAGGATTGACAAATCAAAGTAACATGCTCTTAACTCTAATTTTGCTCCAATTTCTTTTGAAAGGGGTAGTGCATCTTCTAAGTATTTTTTTGCTTCAGCGGTTCTGTGCAATTTTAGTTTTGTCGAACCAATGTTGATGTACGAACCAGCGATTCCTTTTTTATCGCCTATTGCTTCTCTTATTTTCAAAGAAGCGAAATAGTTTTTCAATGCTTCGGAGTAATTGCCTTGGTCCTTATAAATATTTCCAATGTTGTTGTAAGAAGCAGCGATTCCAAACTTATCACCTATCACTTCAATCATCTTCAAGGAAGCGAAAAAATTCTTTAGTGCTTCGTGATAATTATCTTGCATAAAATAAATACCTCCAATGTTGTTGTAAGAAGCTGCGATTCCCTTTTTATCGCCTATTGCTTCTCTTATTTTCAAGGAAGCGAAATGATTTTTCAATGCTTCGGGGTAATTGCCTTGCATATCATAAATAATCCCAATGTTGTTGTAAGAATCAGCGATTCCATATTTATCGCCTATTACTTCTCTTATTTTCAAGGAAGCGAAATGATTCTTTAGTGCTTCGGGGTAATTGTCTAGCATAAAATAAGCAAGTCCAATGTTGTTATAAGAAGTAGCGATTCCTTTTTTATTTCCTATTGCTTCTTTTATTTTCAAGGAAGCGTAATGATTCTTTAGTGCTTCGGGGTAATTGCCTTGGTCTTTATAAATGTTTCCAATGTTGTTATACGAATCAGCTATTCCTTTTTTATCGCCTATGGTTTCACTTATTTTCAAGGAAGCGAAATAATTTTTCAATGCTTCAGTGTAATTGCCTTTATCCTCTGCAAAATAACCTTGATATTGATAAGTTGTTCCCAAGCCTTTTTTGAAATCAATCTTTTGAGATAATACAAGTGCTTTGGTTAAATAATCTTTTGCTTTTGCATCATCTGTATATTCAACTTCTAAAAAAAGGTCGTTATAGGAGTTTACTTTTGTTGTGTCTTGCTTGGTTGTTTTAAGCACATTTAACAGTGAATCCACCTTGCTTTGTTGCCCAAAAGTAAATTGAGAAATGAAAATTAATGGTAAAAGAAGTGTTCGCTTCATTCGGTTTTTGAGTTTTTTCAAATATAACTATTCCATACCATTTTGAAGTCCGTACTATTTATAATGAACCTTATTTTCGTGAACATTTGAGAAAAAAGCCGATTTTACTCCTTTAAACCTGTGAACCATTTCCTATTCTGCCCTGAAAGTACTGAAAATGCTGAAATGTTGCATTTAGGTCTGAGAGTCCCTTCATCCGCACAAAAAAAGGAGTTTCAAAAGAACTCCTTTTTTTATTCCTTTTTTCTTAATCGGTTGATGTTTTTCTCAATATACTTTTCGGTAGGTAATAGCGATTGCTGAATTCGTCTGGCATACAAAATACTATCTATGATTTCTTTTTGATGGTCCTCTACAATTAATTTTTGCTGCTCAACTTCTTCTTTTTGCTGTTCAATAATTTGTTTTTGTTTTCGGGTTGTTCGTAAGGAACGAAAAATAAATCCTGCAAAAATTACCACTAACAATAATCCAATGATCACCGACCAAATAATGATACTTTGTTTTCTGTTTTTTTCGTCCGCAATCGCTTTTTGATTTTTTAATTCTTCTTTATAAACAGCTTCTGCTATAGCCTCTTTTTT
This window of the Bacteroidota bacterium genome carries:
- a CDS encoding flavin reductase family protein, which gives rise to MISIDPKEVTTAVLHSYLLGAVAPRPIAFASTIDKDGNPNLAPFSFFNVFSANPPIAIFSPARSGRTGITKHTYDNVKEVPEVVINVVNYDMVQQMSLASTEYPKGTNEFVKAGFTPIPSEKIKPFRVKESPAQLECIVKQVIELGDKGGAGNLIICEVVMIHVNENVLDANKQIDPNKIDLVARMGGNWYSRANGDALFEVAKPLLNLGIGVDQIPAYIRQSNVLSGNNLGQLGNIEKIPTEAEVMAYKNSGAINEAFEMYGKNLHNLEDHLHHIAKGLLGHNKVEEAWKVLLSFHHQ
- a CDS encoding tetratricopeptide repeat protein; amino-acid sequence: MKRTLLLPLIFISQFTFGQQSKVDSLLNVLKTTKQDTTKVNSYNDLFLEVEYTDDAKAKDYLTKALVLSQKIDFKKGLGTTYQYQGYFAEDKGNYTEALKNYFASLKISETIGDKKGIADSYNNIGNIYKDQGNYPEALKNHYASLKIKEAIGNKKGIATSYNNIGLAYFMLDNYPEALKNHFASLKIREVIGDKYGIADSYNNIGIIYDMQGNYPEALKNHFASLKIREAIGDKKGIAASYNNIGGIYFMQDNYHEALKNFFASLKMIEVIGDKFGIAASYNNIGNIYKDQGNYSEALKNYFASLKIREAIGDKKGIAGSYINIGSTKLKLHRTAEAKKYLEDALPLSKEIGAKLELRACYFDLSILDSMTGNYKSQITNYKLYILYRDSLDNEETRKKTIQTQMTYEFDKKVAIAEAEHKSELKNQAIISEEKNRKQKLVTTFVIGGLFLVLVFQGLYSGR
- a CDS encoding DUF3127 domain-containing protein; this encodes MDITGILKVKGEAQQISDKFRKREFVLTDNSSQYPQHISFQLTQDKCSLIDNYAVGAEIKVHFNLRGREWTSPKNEVKYFNTLEAWRIEGSTAGANNSSSNDMSGVAETFTASTQEDDLPF